A single Ketogulonicigenium vulgare WSH-001 DNA region contains:
- a CDS encoding transporter substrate-binding domain-containing protein: MKINRRIALLAMTAGMSLGLAMPAAADLAEIRERGVIRIAVAMGIPQYSYIDSNMQPAGSDVETARMLAEDLGVALELVEITNAARVPTIQTDKADLVVSALGITDERRQAIDFSVPYATLALVVAAPADIDISDYADLTGKRIALTRATTNDQDITANTTGAEILRFEDDATLITSVISGQVDIISSQSAVIGGINERRRGGPLEIKFIQRETNLGIGLAKGNPELLAWVDEWVVTNFDNGRLREVFTTYQHRDLPDDLTSR; the protein is encoded by the coding sequence TTGCCATGCCCGCCGCCGCCGATCTGGCCGAAATCCGCGAACGCGGTGTGATCCGTATCGCCGTGGCGATGGGTATCCCGCAATATTCCTATATCGACAGCAATATGCAGCCCGCCGGCTCGGATGTGGAAACCGCCCGTATGCTGGCCGAGGATCTGGGTGTCGCGCTGGAGCTGGTCGAGATTACCAACGCCGCCCGCGTGCCGACCATTCAGACCGACAAGGCCGATCTGGTCGTCTCGGCGCTGGGCATTACGGATGAGCGTCGCCAGGCGATCGACTTCTCGGTGCCCTATGCCACGCTGGCACTGGTTGTGGCCGCGCCTGCCGATATCGACATCAGCGATTATGCCGATCTGACCGGCAAGCGCATCGCGCTGACCCGCGCCACCACCAACGATCAGGATATCACTGCCAACACCACCGGCGCCGAAATCCTGCGGTTCGAGGATGACGCCACGCTGATCACGTCGGTCATTTCGGGTCAGGTGGATATCATCTCGAGCCAGTCCGCCGTCATCGGCGGCATCAACGAGCGTCGCCGTGGCGGCCCGCTCGAGATCAAATTCATCCAGCGCGAGACCAACCTTGGCATTGGTCTGGCCAAGGGTAACCCCGAACTGCTGGCCTGGGTCGATGAATGGGTTGTCACCAACTTTGACAACGGTCGCCTGCGCGAGGTGTTCACCACCTATCAGCACCGCGATCTGCCCGACGATCTGACCTCGCGCTGA
- a CDS encoding zinc-dependent alcohol dehydrogenase, which yields MKAVFYTGDKSFELREIARPDPAAGEVEIAVAYNGICGTDLHAYHGAMDARIGHNRVLGHEMSGRVARLGAGVTGLAVGQPVVIRPLKPCGDCPACNAGLSHICHKLKFLGLDTDGALQDYWSVPAYAVHPLPETVPLDHAALAEPVAVAAHDVRRSRLAAGEFALVIGGGPIGLLIAMVARHAGARVLISEVNPLRIGIAQEMGFDVVNPREANVIDTVNAATGQKGADVVFEVSGTVAGVELMTDVAASRGRICMVAIHTTRPQVDLFRFFWRELELIGARVYEAEDFDTAIDLIATGVVDAGRMITDVQDLSQVGAAFAALDGNAKAMKSLIRISG from the coding sequence ATGAAAGCGGTCTTTTACACCGGTGATAAGTCTTTTGAGCTGCGCGAGATTGCGCGCCCAGATCCCGCCGCGGGCGAGGTCGAGATCGCCGTCGCCTATAATGGCATTTGCGGCACCGATCTGCATGCCTATCACGGCGCGATGGATGCGCGGATCGGCCATAACCGCGTGCTGGGCCATGAAATGTCGGGCCGCGTCGCGCGCCTTGGCGCGGGTGTGACGGGTCTGGCTGTTGGGCAGCCCGTCGTGATCCGCCCGCTGAAACCCTGCGGTGATTGTCCCGCGTGCAATGCGGGGCTTTCGCATATCTGCCACAAGCTGAAATTTCTTGGCCTCGATACCGATGGCGCTTTGCAGGATTACTGGTCGGTGCCTGCCTATGCGGTGCATCCGCTGCCCGAAACCGTGCCGCTGGACCACGCCGCGCTGGCCGAGCCGGTCGCCGTGGCGGCCCATGATGTGCGCCGCAGCCGCCTTGCTGCGGGCGAGTTTGCGCTGGTCATCGGTGGCGGCCCCATTGGTCTGCTGATCGCCATGGTGGCGCGCCACGCGGGCGCGCGTGTGCTCATCTCCGAGGTGAACCCGCTGCGGATCGGCATCGCGCAAGAGATGGGCTTTGACGTCGTGAACCCGCGCGAGGCAAATGTCATCGACACCGTGAACGCCGCTACCGGGCAAAAGGGCGCGGATGTGGTATTCGAAGTGTCGGGCACGGTGGCTGGGGTCGAGTTGATGACCGATGTCGCCGCATCGCGCGGGCGGATCTGTATGGTGGCCATCCACACGACCCGCCCCCAGGTCGACCTGTTCCGCTTTTTCTGGCGCGAGCTAGAGCTGATCGGCGCCCGCGTTTACGAGGCCGAGGATTTCGACACCGCCATCGACCTGATTGCGACCGGCGTCGTCGATGCGGGCCGCATGATCACCGATGTGCAGGACCTCTCGCAAGTCGGCGCAGCTTTTGCGGCGCTGGACGGCAATGCGAAGGCCATGAAAAGCCTGATCCGCATCAGCGGCTAG
- a CDS encoding GNAT family N-acetyltransferase: MLEPEYQAYLDYFIPDYAAEIAANYGLTLVDAAAQAQREIAHSLPHGPQTAGHILFCIFDRTAKGEDHVGYLWCKPDTEAQSVFIYDFGILPAFQGRGLGKAALARFEDDMAALGFKQIKLRVAGDNARAKHVYERGGFRVTGINMAKSI; encoded by the coding sequence ATGCTTGAACCCGAGTATCAAGCCTATCTGGATTACTTCATCCCGGATTACGCCGCCGAGATCGCGGCGAATTATGGGCTGACCCTTGTGGATGCGGCCGCGCAGGCCCAGCGCGAGATTGCCCATAGCCTGCCGCACGGCCCGCAGACCGCGGGACATATCCTGTTTTGTATCTTTGACCGCACGGCTAAGGGCGAGGATCACGTCGGCTATCTGTGGTGCAAGCCAGACACCGAGGCCCAATCCGTATTCATTTACGATTTCGGCATCCTGCCCGCGTTTCAGGGCCGTGGCCTTGGCAAAGCCGCCCTCGCCCGTTTCGAGGATGATATGGCCGCGCTAGGCTTTAAACAGATCAAGCTACGCGTTGCGGGCGACAATGCGCGCGCCAAACATGTCTATGAGCGGGGCGGCTTTCGCGTGACGGGCATCAATATGGCCAAATCAATCTAA
- the dapF gene encoding diaminopimelate epimerase, with the protein MTRMQSNSDTGLPFMKMHGLGNDFVVMDERGLPPRVTPALVAALADRNRGVGFDQMAIITDGGNADLHLTFFNADGSPSAACGNATRCIARYEMDRTGKTSLTITTDRGVLLAREEGNGLTSVNMGHPMTDWDEIPLAEDVDTLALPILGAPTATSMGNPHCTFFVDDVMAIDLAAIGPTIEHHPLFPERTNVQFAQVIGEDRIRMRVWERGTGITLASGSSSCATAVAAYRRGLTRAKVEIVLDGGSLQVEWRDDGVWMTGPTMHAFNGVLTQQFLDSL; encoded by the coding sequence ATGACGCGAATGCAAAGCAATTCGGATACCGGCCTGCCGTTCATGAAGATGCACGGGTTGGGCAATGACTTCGTTGTCATGGATGAGCGGGGCCTTCCCCCGCGCGTCACGCCCGCGCTTGTCGCGGCCTTGGCGGATCGCAATCGCGGGGTCGGCTTCGACCAGATGGCGATTATCACCGATGGCGGCAATGCCGACCTGCATCTGACCTTCTTTAATGCCGATGGCAGCCCGTCGGCGGCTTGCGGCAATGCCACGCGCTGCATTGCCCGCTATGAGATGGATCGCACCGGCAAGACCAGCCTGACCATCACCACCGATCGCGGTGTCCTTTTGGCGCGCGAGGAAGGCAACGGCCTCACCTCGGTCAATATGGGGCATCCGATGACCGACTGGGACGAGATCCCGCTGGCCGAGGATGTGGACACGCTTGCGCTGCCGATCCTAGGCGCGCCGACTGCGACCAGCATGGGCAATCCGCATTGCACCTTTTTTGTCGATGATGTGATGGCCATTGATCTGGCCGCCATCGGCCCCACCATCGAACACCACCCGCTGTTCCCCGAGCGCACCAATGTGCAATTCGCGCAAGTCATTGGCGAGGATCGCATCCGTATGCGCGTGTGGGAGCGCGGCACCGGGATCACGCTGGCCTCTGGATCGTCGTCCTGTGCGACGGCGGTGGCGGCTTACCGTCGTGGCCTGACGCGGGCCAAGGTGGAAATCGTGTTGGACGGCGGCAGCCTGCAGGTCGAATGGCGCGATGATGGGGTCTGGATGACGGGGCCAACGATGCACGCCTTTAACGGCGTGCTGACGCAGCAATTTCTGGATAGCCTGTAA
- the mtaB gene encoding tRNA (N(6)-L-threonylcarbamoyladenosine(37)-C(2))-methylthiotransferase MtaB, which translates to MDQNAPIFATLGCRLNAYETEAMKDLAARAGVSGAVVVNTCAVTSEAVRKARQEIRKLRREHPDKKIIVTGCAAQTEPETFTAMGEVDFVIGNTEKMKPETWAAMAPDLIGRTEPVQVDDIMSVKETAGHLIDGFGTRARAYVQVQNGCDHRCTFCIIPYGRGNSRSVPAGVVVDQIKRLVDRGYNEVVLTGVDLTSWGADLPATPRLGDLVMRILKLVPDLPRLRISSIDSIEADEMLMQAIATEQRLMPHLHLSLQAGDNMILKRMKRRHMREDAIRFCEEARVLRPDMTFGADIIAGFPTETEAMFENSLKLVQDCGLTWLHVFPYSPRKGTPAARMPQVNGNAIRERAARLRVAGDAQVAVHLAQQQGVQHRVLMENARMGRTAQFTEVIFDSDQPEGQIVNAEVMGIAGNQLTARAL; encoded by the coding sequence ATGGATCAGAACGCGCCGATTTTTGCGACACTCGGCTGTCGCCTAAATGCCTATGAAACCGAGGCGATGAAGGATCTGGCCGCCCGCGCGGGCGTGTCCGGCGCCGTCGTGGTGAATACCTGCGCCGTCACATCCGAGGCCGTGCGCAAGGCCCGCCAAGAGATCCGCAAGCTACGGCGCGAGCATCCCGACAAAAAGATCATCGTCACCGGCTGCGCCGCCCAGACCGAGCCCGAGACCTTTACCGCCATGGGCGAGGTCGATTTCGTCATCGGCAACACTGAAAAGATGAAGCCCGAGACTTGGGCCGCGATGGCACCCGATCTGATTGGCCGCACCGAACCCGTGCAGGTCGATGATATCATGTCGGTCAAGGAAACCGCCGGTCACCTGATCGACGGCTTTGGCACGCGCGCCCGCGCCTATGTGCAGGTGCAAAACGGCTGTGACCACCGCTGCACGTTCTGCATCATCCCCTATGGCCGCGGTAATTCCCGTTCGGTGCCTGCGGGCGTCGTCGTCGATCAGATCAAGCGTCTGGTGGATCGCGGCTATAACGAGGTGGTGCTGACCGGTGTCGATCTGACCTCGTGGGGCGCTGATCTGCCTGCGACGCCGCGCCTTGGCGATCTGGTCATGCGGATTCTAAAGCTGGTGCCGGATCTGCCGCGCCTGCGCATTTCATCTATCGATTCGATCGAGGCGGATGAGATGCTGATGCAGGCCATCGCGACCGAACAGCGCCTGATGCCGCATCTGCATTTGTCGTTGCAGGCGGGCGATAATATGATCCTGAAACGGATGAAGCGCCGCCACATGCGCGAAGACGCCATCCGCTTTTGTGAAGAGGCGCGCGTTTTGCGCCCCGACATGACCTTTGGCGCCGATATCATCGCCGGCTTTCCGACCGAGACCGAGGCGATGTTCGAAAATTCGCTAAAGCTGGTGCAAGATTGTGGCCTGACATGGCTGCATGTCTTCCCCTATAGCCCGCGCAAGGGCACGCCCGCCGCGCGGATGCCGCAGGTGAACGGCAATGCCATCCGCGAACGTGCCGCGCGTCTGCGCGTGGCGGGCGATGCGCAGGTGGCAGTGCATCTGGCGCAGCAACAGGGCGTGCAGCATCGTGTGTTGATGGAAAACGCCCGTATGGGCCGCACCGCGCAATTCACCGAGGTCATTTTCGACAGTGATCAGCCCGAGGGGCAGATCGTGAATGCTGAGGTCATGGGCATCGCGGGCAATCAATTGACGGCCCGCGCGCTGTAA
- a CDS encoding MFS transporter, producing MSATLVAGRKVPVGIIIFALAMGGFSIGTAEFAAMSLLPYYALNFGISEAEASHAISSYALGVVIGAPILAVLGAQMSKRILLVALMAFYAIANLAASVAPTYQLMIVARFFAGLPHGAYFGVAMLLAASLVPYEKRSFAISLVITGLTVATVVGVPAANLMGQTIGWRWGIAIVGALALLTAVLILSLAPQDKPNKAANPLSELSALKNRKVLLALLSGAVGFGGYFATYTYAASTLVEVTQMPERMVPLVFALMGIGMTLGTLVIGKLADKSLIGTGWTILGASFVLQLIYPSATGNIWSVVLVLFLIGAFSSFSTVMQTWLMNVAGDAQTLAAAMNHASFNMANALGPLFAGMALAAGWGLPSTGYVAAIMYAVGMVIFAIMIWDLKRDQA from the coding sequence TTGAGCGCAACATTAGTTGCCGGCCGTAAAGTGCCGGTCGGAATCATTATCTTTGCCCTTGCGATGGGCGGCTTTTCCATCGGCACTGCCGAATTCGCCGCCATGAGCCTGCTGCCCTATTACGCGCTGAACTTTGGCATCTCCGAGGCCGAGGCTTCGCATGCGATCAGCTCTTATGCGCTTGGCGTCGTGATCGGCGCGCCGATTTTGGCCGTGCTGGGCGCGCAAATGTCAAAGCGCATCCTGTTGGTCGCGCTGATGGCGTTTTATGCCATTGCGAACCTAGCAGCATCCGTGGCGCCAACCTATCAACTGATGATCGTCGCGCGGTTTTTCGCGGGCCTGCCCCATGGCGCGTATTTTGGCGTCGCGATGCTGCTGGCGGCGTCACTGGTGCCCTATGAGAAACGCTCTTTCGCGATTTCGCTGGTGATTACCGGCCTGACCGTCGCGACGGTGGTCGGTGTGCCGGCTGCGAACCTGATGGGCCAAACCATCGGCTGGCGCTGGGGTATCGCGATCGTGGGCGCGCTGGCGCTGTTGACGGCTGTGCTGATCCTGTCGCTTGCGCCGCAGGACAAGCCGAACAAAGCCGCGAACCCCCTGAGCGAGCTATCGGCACTGAAAAACCGCAAGGTCCTGCTGGCGCTCCTCAGTGGTGCTGTCGGCTTTGGCGGGTATTTTGCGACCTATACCTATGCGGCCTCGACGCTGGTCGAAGTCACCCAGATGCCCGAGCGCATGGTGCCGCTGGTCTTTGCGTTGATGGGAATCGGCATGACGCTGGGCACGCTGGTCATCGGCAAGCTGGCCGATAAATCGCTGATCGGTACGGGATGGACCATCCTTGGCGCGTCTTTTGTGCTGCAACTGATCTATCCCAGTGCGACAGGCAATATCTGGTCGGTGGTGCTGGTGCTGTTCCTGATCGGCGCTTTCTCGTCCTTCTCGACCGTCATGCAGACCTGGCTGATGAATGTCGCGGGCGATGCGCAGACGCTGGCCGCGGCGATGAACCATGCCTCGTTCAATATGGCCAACGCGCTGGGGCCGCTGTTTGCGGGCATGGCGCTGGCGGCCGGCTGGGGCCTGCCCTCGACCGGTTATGTCGCCGCCATCATGTATGCGGTTGGCATGGTGATTTTCGCGATCATGATCTGGGATCTGAAACGCGATCAGGCCTGA
- the dxs gene encoding 1-deoxy-D-xylulose-5-phosphate synthase, producing MTDIPRPSTPLLDRVSSPADLKRLSDADLVRLAGELRAETISAVSETGGHLGAGLGVVELTVALHAVFDAPRDKIIWDVSHQSYPHKILTGRRDRIRTLRQKDGLSGFTKRSESPYDPFGAAHSSTSISAALGFAVARDLGGATPEGAIGDTIAIIGDGSMSAGMAFEAMNNAGDLKKRMFVILNDNEMSIAPPVGALSSYLSRLYAGGPFQDLKAAAKGAVNMLPEPLREGAKRAKEMLKHMTVGGTMFEELGFSYLGPIDGHDMEQLLAVLRTVHDRATGPVLIHAITQKGKGYAPAEAARDKGHGVGKFDVVTGEQAKVKSNAPSYTSVFANALIEQAEKDSRIVAITAAMPDGTGLDKFMVRFADRCFDVGIAEQHAVTFAAGLAAGGMKPFCALYSTFLQRGYDQVVHDVAIQRLPVRFAIDRAGLVGADGATHAGAFDIAFMANLPGMVVMAAADEAELVRMVATAAQHNDGPIAFRFPRGEGVGVEIPADAQPLEIGKGRITQAGARVAILSFGTRLSEAEAAAELLSARGITPTIADARFAKPLDRDMILRLAREHEVLITIEEGAIGGFGSHVAQLLAEAGVFDHGLKFRSMVLPDIFIDQANPRDMYDVAGLNANDIANKVLSALGVALLERRA from the coding sequence ATGACCGATATCCCCCGCCCATCGACCCCGCTGCTGGACCGCGTGTCCTCCCCCGCCGATTTGAAGCGCCTTTCGGACGCCGATCTTGTGCGTCTGGCGGGTGAACTCAGGGCCGAGACGATTTCTGCCGTCAGCGAAACCGGCGGGCATTTGGGCGCGGGCCTTGGCGTGGTCGAGCTGACCGTTGCCCTCCATGCGGTGTTTGATGCGCCGCGCGACAAGATCATCTGGGATGTCAGCCACCAATCTTATCCACACAAGATCCTGACCGGGCGGCGCGACCGCATCCGCACCTTGCGGCAAAAGGACGGGCTGTCGGGTTTCACTAAACGCAGCGAATCGCCCTATGACCCGTTTGGGGCGGCGCATAGCTCGACCTCGATTTCCGCCGCACTTGGCTTTGCCGTGGCGCGCGATCTGGGCGGCGCGACGCCCGAGGGCGCGATTGGCGACACGATTGCCATTATCGGCGACGGCTCGATGAGTGCCGGCATGGCATTCGAGGCGATGAACAACGCGGGCGATCTGAAAAAGCGCATGTTCGTCATCCTGAACGATAACGAGATGTCGATCGCCCCGCCGGTGGGCGCGCTGTCCAGCTATCTGTCGCGCCTTTACGCGGGCGGGCCGTTCCAGGATCTGAAAGCCGCCGCCAAGGGCGCAGTGAACATGCTGCCCGAGCCGCTGCGCGAAGGCGCGAAACGCGCCAAGGAAATGCTCAAACACATGACCGTCGGCGGTACGATGTTCGAGGAGCTCGGCTTTTCCTATCTTGGTCCCATCGACGGGCACGATATGGAACAACTGCTGGCCGTGCTGCGTACCGTCCATGACCGCGCCACCGGCCCCGTACTGATCCATGCGATCACGCAAAAGGGCAAGGGCTATGCCCCCGCCGAAGCGGCCCGCGACAAGGGTCACGGCGTCGGCAAATTCGATGTGGTCACGGGCGAGCAAGCCAAGGTCAAATCGAATGCGCCCAGCTATACTTCGGTCTTTGCCAATGCGCTGATCGAGCAGGCGGAAAAAGACAGCCGCATCGTCGCGATCACCGCCGCCATGCCCGATGGAACCGGCCTTGATAAATTCATGGTGCGCTTTGCGGATCGCTGTTTCGACGTGGGCATCGCCGAACAACATGCGGTGACCTTTGCTGCCGGTCTTGCGGCGGGCGGAATGAAACCGTTCTGCGCGCTCTATTCGACGTTCTTGCAGCGCGGCTATGATCAGGTCGTGCATGATGTCGCGATCCAGCGCCTGCCGGTGCGGTTCGCGATCGACCGTGCGGGTTTAGTGGGCGCCGATGGCGCGACCCATGCGGGGGCGTTTGACATCGCCTTTATGGCGAACCTGCCCGGCATGGTCGTCATGGCCGCCGCCGACGAGGCGGAACTGGTGCGTATGGTCGCAACCGCCGCGCAACATAACGACGGCCCCATCGCCTTCCGCTTTCCGCGCGGCGAAGGTGTGGGCGTCGAGATCCCCGCCGACGCCCAGCCGCTGGAAATCGGCAAGGGCCGCATCACGCAGGCCGGCGCGCGCGTCGCGATCTTGTCATTTGGCACCCGCCTGTCCGAGGCTGAGGCCGCCGCCGAGCTGCTATCGGCCCGCGGCATCACCCCCACCATCGCCGATGCCCGCTTTGCCAAACCGCTCGACCGCGACATGATCCTGCGCCTTGCGCGCGAGCACGAGGTTCTGATCACCATCGAAGAGGGTGCAATTGGCGGATTTGGCAGCCATGTCGCCCAGCTTTTGGCCGAGGCTGGCGTGTTCGATCACGGATTGAAATTCCGCTCGATGGTGCTGCCGGATATCTTTATCGATCAGGCCAACCCCCGCGACATGTATGATGTCGCAGGTCTGAACGCGAATGATATCGCCAATAAAGTGCTGTCTGCACTGGGTGTTGCCCTGCTGGAACGGCGCGCTTAA
- a CDS encoding polyprenyl synthetase family protein: MQSLSTRMAAAAADVQALIAAHLSPLAAASPVASAMIYACTGGKGLRGFLVLESARLHGIAYADALPVAAAVEAVHAYSLVHDDMPAMDDDDLRRGRPTVHRQWDEATALLAGDALQSLGFELIATAALPDSARVTLLAGFARAAGIHGMVGGQEADIAAETAARPLSLDQIIALQRGKTGALITWSASAGAVMAGADAAPLRAFGDAIGLAFQITDDILDVEGSAATMGKAVQKDAAAGKATFVSLLGLQGAKDQALALLQTADAALIPYGATAATLRETAQFVITRQN; the protein is encoded by the coding sequence ATGCAATCCCTCTCCACGCGCATGGCGGCGGCGGCGGCTGATGTGCAGGCGCTGATCGCCGCACATCTGTCGCCGCTTGCCGCCGCAAGCCCCGTCGCCAGCGCGATGATCTATGCCTGCACCGGCGGCAAGGGGCTGCGCGGGTTTCTGGTGCTGGAATCGGCGCGCCTGCACGGGATCGCTTACGCCGATGCCCTGCCCGTCGCTGCGGCGGTCGAGGCTGTCCACGCCTATTCGCTGGTCCATGACGACATGCCTGCGATGGATGACGACGATCTGCGCCGGGGCCGCCCCACCGTTCACCGCCAATGGGACGAGGCCACCGCGCTGCTGGCGGGGGATGCGCTGCAAAGCCTGGGGTTTGAACTGATCGCAACGGCGGCTCTGCCCGATAGCGCCCGCGTCACGCTGCTGGCAGGTTTCGCGCGTGCGGCGGGCATCCACGGCATGGTCGGCGGGCAAGAGGCGGATATCGCCGCTGAAACCGCGGCGCGGCCCCTGTCCCTTGACCAGATCATCGCACTGCAACGTGGCAAGACCGGCGCATTGATCACATGGTCGGCCAGCGCAGGCGCGGTAATGGCGGGCGCGGATGCTGCCCCATTGCGCGCCTTTGGCGATGCCATCGGCCTTGCCTTTCAGATCACCGACGACATTCTGGATGTCGAGGGAAGTGCTGCCACAATGGGCAAAGCCGTGCAAAAAGATGCCGCCGCTGGCAAGGCGACCTTTGTCTCGCTGCTGGGGCTGCAAGGCGCCAAGGATCAGGCGCTGGCCCTGCTGCAAACCGCCGACGCGGCGTTGATCCCCTATGGCGCCACCGCTGCGACATTGCGCGAGACCGCGCAATTTGTCATCACGCGGCAGAACTGA
- a CDS encoding exodeoxyribonuclease VII small subunit, which produces MTQKPVADLSFEEALAELEQIVAQLERGDVPLEESISRYQRGAELRARCTAKLNEAQEKIARITIGENGQPAGLQPFEA; this is translated from the coding sequence ATGACACAAAAACCCGTTGCGGATCTGTCCTTCGAGGAAGCCTTGGCCGAGCTGGAACAGATCGTGGCCCAGCTTGAACGCGGTGACGTACCGCTGGAAGAATCGATCAGCCGCTATCAACGCGGGGCCGAGCTGCGCGCCCGCTGCACCGCCAAGCTGAACGAGGCGCAGGAAAAAATCGCCCGCATCACGATCGGCGAAAACGGCCAACCCGCAGGGCTGCAGCCGTTCGAGGCGTAA
- a CDS encoding Trm112 family protein — translation MTTPAPRLFDPRMLEALVCPQTQTTLTYDRERGELISRAAGLAFPIRDGIPVMLVDEARKLD, via the coding sequence ATGACAACCCCTGCCCCCCGCCTGTTCGACCCGCGTATGCTCGAGGCGCTGGTATGCCCGCAGACGCAAACCACCCTGACCTATGACCGCGAGCGGGGCGAGCTGATCTCGCGCGCGGCGGGTTTGGCCTTTCCCATCCGCGATGGCATTCCCGTGATGCTGGTGGACGAAGCGCGCAAACTGGACTAG
- a CDS encoding LON peptidase substrate-binding domain-containing protein, with product MAEAAPDRLPAQLPERIALFPLFGALLLPRAHLPLHIFEPRYLAMVDEVLTSPHRLIGMIQPLAPNEGARLHRIGCVGRIVGFAERPDGRMDLTLAGVSRFRLTSELIVSTPWRQAEVSWDGFAHDRNRMAETDPYLDRAALFALLARFFAARGLPHDWQNLKSVPDELLINVLSVLCPLPAGDKQALLETPHLPERRETLITLLEFALQRGGDDAADDDEIMQ from the coding sequence ATGGCCGAGGCCGCGCCCGACCGGCTGCCCGCGCAGCTGCCCGAGCGCATCGCGCTATTCCCGCTGTTTGGCGCGCTGCTGTTGCCGCGCGCCCATCTGCCGCTGCATATATTCGAGCCGCGCTATCTGGCGATGGTGGACGAGGTGCTGACCAGCCCCCATCGTCTGATCGGCATGATCCAACCCCTTGCGCCGAACGAGGGGGCGCGCCTGCACCGCATCGGCTGTGTCGGGCGAATCGTCGGCTTTGCCGAGCGCCCCGATGGCCGCATGGATTTGACACTGGCGGGGGTCTCGCGCTTTCGCCTGACGTCCGAGCTGATCGTCTCGACCCCATGGCGGCAGGCCGAGGTCAGCTGGGACGGCTTTGCCCATGACCGCAACCGCATGGCCGAGACCGACCCCTATCTGGATCGTGCCGCGCTGTTCGCCCTGCTGGCACGGTTCTTTGCCGCGCGCGGGCTGCCGCATGATTGGCAGAACCTGAAATCCGTCCCGGACGAGCTGCTGATCAATGTGCTGTCGGTGCTGTGCCCGTTGCCTGCTGGCGACAAACAGGCGCTGCTGGAAACCCCGCATCTGCCCGAGCGGCGCGAGACGCTGATCACCCTTTTGGAATTTGCCCTGCAACGCGGCGGCGATGATGCCGCCGATGATGACGAGATCATGCAATGA
- the trxA gene encoding thioredoxin, whose protein sequence is MDLTADLNTKDIIIDGTDAGFMDDVIAASQQVPVIVDFWATWCGPCKTLGPALEAAVKKAGGKVRLVKIDVDKQPQFAAQLRVQSIPTVYAFWQGQPVDGFQGAIPPSQVDEFVNKLSALAGDDGLGAALDAADEMMEQGAFADATEIYNAVSQEEPENARAYAGLVSAALAQNDLDGAEAVLNGAPAVIAKSPELEAVRARLELARQAASAGPVDDLRAAVAADPANLQALFDLATALHASGDVQGAVDSLLDLFRKDREWNDGAAKAQLFTIFDALPPKDPIALAGRRRLSSLIFA, encoded by the coding sequence ATGGATCTGACAGCCGATCTGAACACCAAAGACATTATCATCGACGGCACAGATGCCGGTTTCATGGATGATGTGATTGCGGCCTCGCAGCAGGTACCGGTGATCGTCGATTTCTGGGCGACGTGGTGCGGCCCGTGTAAAACGCTGGGCCCGGCACTGGAAGCTGCGGTGAAAAAGGCCGGTGGCAAGGTGCGTCTGGTCAAGATCGACGTCGACAAGCAGCCGCAATTCGCCGCGCAACTGCGCGTGCAATCCATCCCGACGGTCTATGCGTTCTGGCAAGGCCAGCCGGTGGATGGGTTCCAAGGCGCGATCCCGCCCTCGCAGGTCGATGAATTCGTGAACAAGCTCTCCGCCCTTGCGGGTGACGACGGCCTTGGCGCCGCGCTCGATGCGGCCGATGAGATGATGGAGCAAGGCGCCTTTGCCGATGCGACTGAAATCTACAATGCTGTCAGCCAAGAAGAGCCGGAAAATGCCCGCGCCTATGCCGGTCTTGTCAGCGCCGCCCTTGCGCAAAACGATCTGGACGGCGCCGAGGCGGTACTGAACGGCGCCCCCGCCGTCATCGCGAAATCGCCCGAGCTTGAGGCCGTGCGCGCCCGTCTGGAACTAGCCCGTCAGGCCGCCAGCGCGGGTCCGGTCGATGATCTGCGCGCGGCTGTCGCCGCCGATCCCGCGAACCTGCAAGCGCTGTTTGACCTTGCCACTGCGCTGCATGCCAGTGGCGATGTGCAGGGCGCGGTCGATAGCCTGCTGGATCTGTTCCGCAAGGATCGCGAATGGAACGATGGCGCCGCGAAAGCGCAGCTGTTCACCATCTTTGACGCCCTGCCCCCGAAAGACCCGATCGCTTTGGCAGGCCGCCGTCGCCTGTCATCGTTGATTTTCGCGTAA